In the genome of Eriocheir sinensis breed Jianghai 21 chromosome 44, ASM2467909v1, whole genome shotgun sequence, one region contains:
- the LOC126980314 gene encoding paternally-expressed gene 3 protein-like, whose product MRNLGLLIMGVCVNLALALPPSYPAIGPARVVERDGKVIVVVFPESSGFLWGQGKREHGEEGHGEATNGEEGHGEATNGEEGHGEATHVEETHGEETHGEETHVEETHVEETHVEETHGEETHGEETHGEETHVEETHVEEAHAEEGHDEDAQECHLLGLLCYTHIKHTGRGNVV is encoded by the coding sequence ATGCGGAACCTCGGCCTCCTCATCATGGGCGTGTGTGTGAACCTCGCCCTCGCCCTGCCGCCGTCATACCCAGCGATCGGGCCCGCCAGGGTGGTCGAGAGGGACGGGAAGGTAATCGTGGTTGTATTCCCCGAGTCGTCAGGGTTCCTATGGGGGCAGGGCAAAAGAGAGCACGGAGAGGAGGGGCATGGGGAGGCGACGAACGGAGAGGAGGGGCATGGGGAGGCGACGAACGGAGAGGAGGGGCATGGGGAGGCGACGCACGTTGAGGAGACGCACGGTGAGGAGACGCACGGTGAGGAGACGCACGTTGAGGAGACGCACGTTGAGGAGACGCACGTTGAGGAGACGCACGGTGAGGAGACGCACGGTGAGGAGACGCACGGTGAGGAGACGCACGTTGAGGAGACGCACGTTGAGGAGGCGCATGCTGAGGAAGGACACGACGAGGATGCGCAGGAATGTCACCTCCTCGGACTCCTCTGTTACACGCACATAAAGCACACAGGCCGTGGCAATGTAGTTtag